GTCCTTGTGGCCCTGGGCGGAGAACGCGTGGTCCGGCACCTGGCTGCGGATGAAGTGGGTGGCGCCGTAGAGGGCCTCCTCCCGGAAGACCTTCGCGTCCAGCAGCGGGTTGACGAGCCGCTGGATGTCCTGCTGCCACTCCACCCGCGAGCTGGCGTCGAAGCGCAGCACGGGACGGCCGTCATGCCGGCCCCGCTCCCGGTTCCAGGTGGCGAACCTCCGTAGGTCGCGGCTCTCCTTGAACAGGAGGATGGCCACCGGCTGACCGATGTGGTCCGCGTAGCCGCCGGGCGGGGTCAGCCAGTACACGCCGAAGAAGTCAGGCACCACGCTCGGGTCATCCAGCGCGAGCCCCTGGGCCGGGTGGACGACCAGCCGGGGCCTGCCCCCACCGGGGGGCGTCTGCCTGTACGGCGCCGTGAACCCCCGCGCGTGGAGGTCCGCGGCCTGGAAGATGTCCGGCGGCTGGACGCCCAGCATCGCGAAGACCTCTCCCAACCGCGCGTCATCCAGGCCCAGGTACTTGCGGTCGGCATGGGTGACGCGAAGCAGGTAGGCGTGGCGGCACTCCCCCTCCCAGCCCAGGTCCCGCGTGTTGAAATCCCGTCCGTAGACCTTCTTGCCACGGACCTTGTCTTCACGGTCACCGAGGAATGGAGGCATGTGACTCCGGGAATGCCAGGAGCAAGGGGCCGCCGGTTCCTGCCCCGGCGGCGCCTTGAACTAACACACCCGAAGTTTGGACAGACACGCCCCCGGGGGAGCGCTGTCTGTCTTCAGCCCAACGCCTCACGGCATTTGGGGCACACCCCGCCGCCCGCCTCCACCCCCTCTGAATACACCCAGCAGCGCGGGCACTTCGTCCCCTTCGCGGGCAGCACCTCCACGGACAGGGACGCGCCATCGCCGAACGCCTGGGACACGTCCAGCGCCGTCGCCGCGTCGGAGGCGGCGTCCGCCCACTCCACCTGACTCACGATGAACAGCCCGGGCAGCTCCGGCAGGTGCGCCTGGAGCAGCTCTTTCACCTGGCCGTCGGCCGTCAGCGCCACGCGCGCCTCCAGGGACGCGCCAATGCGCTTGTCCCGCCGCGCCACCTCCAGCACGCCCTGCACCGCGCCGCGCACCGCGAAGAGCTTCGCGTAGCGCTCCGCGAGCCCAGGCGCCATCGCGCCCTTCGGCTCCGGGAAGCCCGCAAGGAACACGCTCTCCGAGGTCCTGCCCGGCAGGTGCTGCCAGGCCTCCTCCGCCGTGAAGCTCATCACCGGCGCGAGCAGCGGCAGCAGCACGGTGACGACCTCGTGCAGCACCGTCTGCGCTCCCCGGCGCGCGGGCCCGTCCGCCTTCGCCGTGTAGAGCCGGTCCTTCAGGATGTCGAAGTACACGGCGGACAGGTCGTTGGCGCAGAAGTCCACCACCGTCGCGTAGACGAGGTGGAACTCGTAGTCCTCGTACGCCTGCCGCACCCGGGCCACCACCTGGGACAGCCGGCCGCGCGCCCACTGGTCCAGCGGCGCCAGCGCCTGCGCCGGCACCGCGTCCTTCGCCGGGTCGAAGTCGTGCAGGTTGCCCAGCGCGTAGCGCAAGGTGTTGCGGATCTTCCGGTAGCCCTCCGACAGCCCCTTGAGGATGGCGTCCGACAGGCGCACGTCGTTGCGGTAGTCGCTGGCGGCCACCCACAGCCGCAGCACCTCCGCGCCGTACTGCTGGATGACCTTGTCCGGCGCCACCGTGTTGCCCCGGCTCTTGGACATCTTCTCGCCGTGGCCATCCACCACGAAGCCGTGCGTGAGACACGCCTTGTAGGGCGCCACGTCGCGCGTGCCCACCGACACCAGCAGCGAGGAGTGGAACCAGCCCCGGTGCTGGTCGCTGCCCTCCAGGAAGAGGTCCGCCGGCACGCGCTGCCTCGGCTCCAGCACCGCGGGCGCCATGCACGCCGAGTCGAACCACACGTCCAGGATGTCCGTCTCGCGGTGGAAGTCCTCCTTCCCGCAGCGCGGACACCGGAAGCCCTCCCCGAGGAAGTCCTTCACCGGCGTGCGGTACCACACGCCCGCCCCTTCCTTCTCCACCGCCGCCGCCACCCGCTCCATCACCTCCGGGGACACCACCGCGTCGTCGCACGCGTCGCAGTACGCGATGGGGATGGGCACGCCCCAGCTGCGCTGCCGGCTGATGCACCAGTCCGGGCGCCCCTCCAGCATGCCCCGGATGCGCGACTGTCCCCACGCCGGCACCCAGCGCACCGTGTCCACCTGCTCCAGCACCGCTTGCCGGAACGTCTGCGTGCCGTGGAAGGGCGCGTCCATGGGGATGAACCACTGGTAGGTGGCGCTCTGGATGACGGGCTGGTGGCAGCGCCAGCAGTGCGGGTAGCTGTGCGTGACGGTGTCTGACTTGTCATTGAGCAGCGCGCCCCGCTGCACCAGCAGGTCCAGCACGACCGGGTTCGCTTCGAACACGCGCCGTCCCGCGAGCACCTCGCCCACCGTGTCGTCGTAGCGGCCGTCCGCGCGCACCGGGTTGTAGATGTCCAGGCCGTACGCGAGGCCCACCTCGTAGTCCTCCTGCCCGTGGCCCGGCGCCGTGTGCACCAGCCCCGTGCCCGCGTCCAGGGTGACGTGCCCGCCCAGCACCACGCGCCCCTGCCGCTCCAGGAACGGATGTTGATACGTCACGTGCTCCAGGTCCTCGCCCGTCGCGTAAGCGAGGATGCGCGAGGGGTCCACCAGCGCCGGGGACGACACCTCCCCCGTGGGCAGCTGGACGTGCTTCACCGCCAGCTCGTCCGACTTCACCTCCGCCAGCACCTTCGCCAGCAGGTCCTTGGCCACGCACAGGACGCGGTCCTCCAGCCGGTAGAAGACGTATTCGAACGCGGGGTTCACCGCGATGGCCAGGTTCGCCGGCAGCGTCCAGGGCGTGGTGGTCCAGATGACGAAGGACACCCGCTGGCCGCGCAGCTGCGGCAGCCGCTCACCGAGCGAGGCCCCCGCCGCGTCGAAGGCCACGTACACGGACGGCGAGGTGTGCTCCGCGTACTCCACCTCCGCCTCGGCGAGCGCCGTCTGGTCCTGGAGGCACCACGCCACCGGCTTCTTGCGGCGGTACAGCATGCCCCGGCGCGCGAAGGTGGCCAGTTCCCGCAGCTCCCGCGCCTCGTAGGTGAAGTCGAGCGTCTTGTAGGGCGCGTCCCACGAGCCGAAGACGCCCAGCCGCTGGAACTCCGCCTTCTGGATGTCCACGAACTCCAGCGCGTACTCGCGGCAGCGCTCCAGCAGCGCGTCGCGCGACAGCGTGCGCTTGTCCAGCTTCTGCTCCTTCAGCCGCTTCTCCACCGCCTGTTCAATGGGGAGGCCATGCGTGTCCCAGCCGGGGATGAAGTCACACGGGCGGCCGGAGAGGTTCCGGTACTTCACCACGATGTCCTTCAGCACCTTGTTGAGCGCATGCCCGGCATGCAGGTGGCCGTTGGCGTACGGGGGCCCGTCCGCCAGCACGAAGGGCTCACGGCCGGCGTTCTTCTCCAACAGCCGCTTCCACACGCCGCGCTCCGCCCACCACGCCAGCAGGCGCGGTTCGAGCTGCGCGAGGTTCCCCTTCATGGGGAACTCCGTGCGCGGCAGGTGGACGGTGGCGTCGAGGTCCTTGCGGGAGGGGGCGTCGCTCATGGCCCTGCGGCCGTAACACCCCCGCGCGAGGGCTTCAATCGCCGGGCGGACCGCCCCGGGCCTGCCTAGTGGTCGTGGTCCGCCCCGGACTTCTTCTTCTTGCCGGAACAGCCCTGGGCACACTTGGACTGCAAGGCCGTCAGCTTCTCGGCGCAGCCCTGGATGCACTTCTGGTACTTCGGGGAGGAGGACTTGCCGGAGCAGGAGCTGGTGCAGGCCTGCATGGTGGTAGCCGCCTTGGTGTTGCAGTTCACCATGCACTGCGAGGGCTCCGCCGCGAGCACCGGCGGCGCCAGCAGGACGGCGCCCAGGCCCAGCATCCCCACCCAGCCACGCACCGCGATTTCAAGCTTCAAGGTCATCCGCCACCTTCCAGAAAGGTTTCCGGCCCCTACTATCCGTCAACCGGGCTTCATCCCAAACAGGCCCCGCGCCGCTCACCGCGGCTTCAGGCCCTTGGCGTCCAACTGGTACTTCTTCACCAGCCGCTCAATGGACTTGCGGTGCAGCCCGCTCTCCCGGGCCGCGCGGGACAGGTTGCCCTCGCAGCGGGTGAGGACGCTGGTGACGTACTCGCGCTCGAAGTTCTCCAGGAGCTGCTCCTTGGCGTCCTTGAAGGCCAGGTGCTCGTTGAAGGGCAGCGGCCCCTCGCGGGCCTGGCCCCGGACGCGCGGGGGCAGGTGGGAGGGCAATATCTCCTCGCCCTCGGAGAAGGTCAGCACGTGGGACAGCACGTTCATCAGCTCGCGCACGTTGCCGGGCCACGCGTAGGCCATCAGCAGGCCCAGGGCCTCCGCGGAGAAGCGCTTGCGGCCGTGCTTGTCCACGACCTCCGGCTCCGCCAGGGCCTGCTTCAGGATGAGCGGGATGTCGTCGCGGCGCTGGCGCAGGGGCGGCAGCTGGATGTTGATGACGGACAGGCGGAAGTAGAGGTCCTCGCGGAAGTTGCCCGCGGCGATCTCCTTCACGAGGTCGCGGTGGGTCGCGGCGATGACGCGGACGTCCACCTCGATGACGTCGTTGCCGCCCACCCGGCGCACCTCGCGGTTCTCCAGCACGCGCAAGAGCTTGGGTTGCAGGTCCAGGCGCAGCTCGCCCAGTTCGTCCAGGAAGATGGTGCCGCCCTGCGCGCGCTCGAAGGCGCCGGGGCGCCCGGACACCGCGCCGGTGAAGGCGCCCTTCTCATGGCCGAACAGCTCGCTCTCGATGAGGTTGGGCGGGATGGCGCCGCAGTCCAGCACCACCATGGGGCCCTTCTTGCGGCCGGACAGTTCGTGGATGGCGCTGGAGACCAGCTCCTTCCCGGTGCCCGTCTCCCCCTGGATGATGACGGACACGTCCATGGGCGCGATGCGCTTGATGAGCCCGAACACCTGCCGCATCTTCACGCTCTGGCCCACCATGCCGCACAGCTCGCCCTCGCGGTCGGGCTCCACCGCCACCTCTTCGTCCAGCGGCGCGAAGGTGATGACGGAGGAGCCGGCGCGGATCTGCGAGCCCGGGGACAGGTAGGCCCGTTCAATGCGCCGGCCGTCCAGGAAGGTGCCGTTGGTGGAGTTCAGGTCCACCAGCAGGTAGCCGCGCTCGGTGTACTGGACCTCGAAGTGGTGGCGGCTCGCGGTGCGATCCTCCACCAGCACCAGGTCGTTGCCCGGGTGGGCGCCGCACCGCAGCCGCTCCTTGTCGCTGGCCATGGAGCGCCCGGTGTCCGGCCCCGACGTCACCAGGAGCCGGCACTTGTGCAGCTTCATGGTGGCGCGCGGATCCACCACCTGCGTCTCCCCCAGCAGGGAGGACTGGGCCGACAGTTCGAGGCCGACATCACCGGGATTCGTGTGGATGTCGTCGGGATGCGGATTGGAGGCGGTCATCAGTGAACGCGAGGATAGCAAAGGGCGCCCACGGACCATGCCTGACGGGCCGTGCGTGCTAGTGTCCCGCGCCCCGCATGCCCCCCCGAAAAGTGAAGCCGAAGAAGGCGCCCATCCCGCCTGGAGCGCAGGCACCCGAGCGTGGCGACGCACCGCGCCCACGCCGGCCCCGCGCCAAGAAGACCGTGGCCATCCTGTCCCGGAAGCGCTCGCTGTACTCGACGCGCCGGCTGGTGGAGGCCATCAAGGCGCGGGGGCACCGGGCGCTCGTCTTCGACACGCTGCGCTGCTGCCTGATGCTGGCCCAGGGCCGGCCGCGCATGACGTACCGCGGTGCGGAGGTGAAGGGCGTGGACGTCGTCATCCCCCGGATTGGCGCGTCCATCACCGCGTACGGCCTGGCGGTGGTGAACCACTTCGAGATGATGGACGTGCCGGTGCTCAACCCCCCCACCGCCATCGCGCGCAGCCGCGACAAGCTGCGGGCGCTCCAGTTCCTGGCCCGCGCGGGCCTGGACATGCCCCGGACGGTGATGGCGCATGACCGCGGCAACGTGCGCAAGCTGGTGCAGGAGGTGGGGGGCCTGCCCGTCATCATCAAGCTGATCAAGGGCACCCAGGGCGTGGGCGTGATGATCGCCCACACGCTGCCGGAGGTGCAGACCATCCTCGACACCTTCTGGGACCTGGGCCAGGAGATTGTCTTGCAGGAGTTCGTCGCGGAGAGCGAAGGCCGCGACGTGCGCGCGCTGGTGGTGGGCGACACGGTGGTAGGCGCCATGCGCCGCAAGGCGAAGAAGGGCGAGTTCCGCTCCAACATCCACCGGGGCGGCGAGGGCCGCGCCATCGTCCTGCCCCCGGCCTACATGGAGGCCGCGGTGAAGGCGGCGCGCATCATCGGGCTGGAGGTCGCGGGCGTGGACATGCTGGAGGGCCGGGACGGCCCCCGCCTCATGGAGATCAACTCCAGCCCCGGCTTCGAGGGCCTGGAGGGCGCCACGAAACAGGACATCGCCGGGACCATCGTGGAGCACGCGTTGGTGTACGCGGGGACCCGGGGCCCGGCGTTGGTGGCGCGCGCGGGGCGGGCCTCCTAGCGGCAGGGGCCGCCTAATGGGGGTGACAGCAGGCACGCGAGCAGTGAAACGTGCCTGCCCGCCTGCCGCATGGCGTGCGTGTCGCGCTTCACGGTGCGCACGGTGCCTTGCATGCTCCACAGGAATACGGGAATGCCAACCGGCGTGGTTTGTCAGGGGGTGTTGGCAGCGACGGGGATGCGCCTCTAATCTGGCGACCCCCGATGAAAACGCTGCACAAGCCGCTGCAGATCACCGTCTACCAGGATGTGTTGTGTTCCTGGTGCTACCTCGCCGACCTGCGGTTGGACGTGCTTCGCCAGGAGTTTGGCGAAGCCGTCCGCTGGAGTGTGCGGCCCTACCCGCTGCGGCTGCACGACGTGCTGCCCACGGAGCGCGAAGTGCGCGGATTGGTGGAAGAGGTGAAGCGCGCGCAGCGCGAAGCCGAACCCACCGCCGCGCTGCTCTCCACGGACCTGTGGCTGGGGGGAGACCCTCCCCGCTCCAGCGTGCCGGCCCTGGCGGCGCTGGAAGCCGCGCGATTGCAGGGTCCGCAGGCGCGGGCCTTCCTCGCGCGGGCCATGCAACGCGCGGCGCTGGAGCAGGGCGTCAACGTGTCGCGCTCGGACGTGGTGTTCGAGCTGGCGTCGCGCGTGGGCCTGTCCATGAACCAGTTCTCCGCGGCCTTCCGTTCGGAAGAGACGCGCCGGCTCATCCACGACGAGCACCGGCTGGCCAACAGCCGCGGGGTGAGGGGCGTGCCCACGCTCGTCATCGGCGGCCGGTGGATGCTGTGCGGCCTGCGGGAGCTCACCGAGTACCGCGAGCACATCCTCGCGTGCCTGGGCAAGGTCATCGCGCCCCGCTCCGGCTCCTCCGAGCGGCTGGTGCACTGAGGCTCCGCCCGGCGCGCCTTCGTCCCGTGGGCGAAGGCGCGCGCCCGGCGTCACCGGAGCGTCAGCCGTGCGACGGGTCGGAGCCTTCGTCCGACCCGGAGCGCAGCGTCAGGTACAGCCCCGCGAGCAGCAGCTGGGCCATGGCCGTGGCGGGGATGACGCCCACGCAGCAGACGAGGAAGCCCCCCAACACCACGAGCCCCGCGATGAAGCTCACGCCCACCATGGCCAGACGCTGGCCCCGGGCGTAGTCCCAGCAGCGACGCAGCACCTGGAGGGGTGAGGGCGGCGCGTCTTCGTACGCGAGCTCCGGCTGGACGAAGTAGAGCGGGAGCGTCACGTAGATGAGGGGGAAGAGCAGTACCAGCGTGGTCCCTCCCAGCACCGCCAGCACGGGCACCACGGTGTTCCGGATCTCGCCGGACGCAGCCTCCTCGCGGATGCCGTGCAGCAGGCCGGTGCCCATCGCCGCCAGGAAGCCCAGGCCTCCCACGATGAACAGCGGCACCACGATGATGGCGACGACGACGAGCATCGTCAGCAGGTAGGGCCCCACCTTGTGCATCTGGGTGAAGAGGCGCGCCACGTCCGCGCGCTGCCCGCCCAGCACGTCGAAGTACACGCGCAGGAGCCCCAGCTGCACCAGCCCCTGCACCACCAGCTGGACCACCACGCCCACCAGGCCCAGCGCGACGGCCAGCGCGGTGCTGTCCAGCGCCGTGCCGATGCCCTGGCCCAGCGTGACCAGGAACTGCGAGCCGAGTGAGACGCCGAAGCTGATCAACACCGCCAGCGACAGCATGGCCCACTCGCGCTGGAAGGCCTTCCAGCACACCTCCCACAGCGCGTTGACGGTCCAGGTGTCCCGGTTCAGGGGGAACGTGGTGCCGGCGCGCGCCCGGCAGGTGGGGCAGCGCGGGGAGCTTCCGCCCTCGCTGCACATGTCGCACATGAAGTTGCCGCACCGCGTGCAGGTGCCCGCGGCGACCTGCTCCGGGTGCAGCGCGCAGGACGGCCCCGCCCCCCGTCCGAAATCCCTGTCCGACTCCGACATCCGTGTCTCTCCCAGGCGCGGGCTCCAGGCTTCGGGTGGACCCGCGCCCGGGCTTCATATCAGCGGGGCCCTCCCCCTCCTCCCTGGCAGGCAGGCTCGCGGGATGAATTAAAAGCGCCGCCGGCCGTCATGAGGGCAGAGAGGTTGCGGAGCGGGACGCTTTGGGGGTCCACTTCCGCGCCAGGAGATTCTCCATGAACCGCTTGCTCGCCCTGGTCGTCCCCTTCGCCCTGCTGATGGGGACCGGCTGTATCGTGGATGGCCACTACCACCGCCCCACCCGCGCGGCCTACGTCGCCCCCGTCGTGGAGTACCGGTTCGCCGGGGCGCACCCCATCCCGGATGACTACGGCAGCGGGTGGTGCCCGGAGGACTACAGCCACATCCACGACTACCAGCCGCCGCAGACGTCCTACGTCTACACGGACAACGTCTACTACTACCGGGGCCCGACGCTGGTCTGGTACTGGGACTACCACCCCATCCCGAACGGCGGCTATTGCAGCTTCCACGGGCGCCACTCGCACGACTTCTACCCGCACGGCTCCTGGGGCCATGGGTACTCGTATGACCGCGGCACCCGGGGCTACCGCTGGGACCGGACCCACGCGGCCTCCGCCGGGAACGTCCGCTACAACACCGGCCCGTCGCGTCCCTCGTCCGCGCCCTCTCCCGTCCCCTACAACGTGGGTCGCCGCCCGCCTCCGGGTGGCACCGGCACCGGGGCCCGCCCGCCCAGTGGCTCCGGCAATGGCTGGGGCCGCAGCAACGCCGCCCCCGCCGCGAACAACAGCAAGCGTGACAACGACGACAACAAAGGCGGCGGCTGGGGCACCCCGGGCAACAAGAGCCGCGACGACGACAACGACAGCTCCCGCGGCAGCAGCGGCAACAGCGGCAACAGCGGCAACAGCGGTGGCGGCTGGAGCAGCCCCGGCAACAGCAGCGGCAGCAGCGGCAGCAGCGGCAGCAGCGGCGGTGGCCGGAGCAACAGCGGAAGCAGCAGCAACAGCGGCAGCAGCGGCAGCAGCGGTGGCGGCTGGAGCAGCCCCGGCGGCAGCGGCCGGAGCAGCAGCGGCAACAGCAGCGGCAGCAGCGGCAGCGGCCGGAGCAGCAGCGGAAGCAGCGGCAGCAGCGGTGGTGGCTGGAACACGGGCAAGAGCTCCGGTTCCTCCAACAAGAGCGGGGCGCGCTGGTAGGCGTCCCTCCCCTCGCCATCCCATGCAGGACCCCGGCACCGGGCGCGGCCTTCCGTCATTCGCGGAAGGCAGGCTCCCGGTGCCGACGTGTTTTCAACATCCGGAAGCCTCGCCATCCCAAGCCCCCCTCCCCCGCGTGCACCGGGGCGTCCGCCAGGGGACGGACGGGGCCCGGGAACGGATTGCGATCACACCGGACCGTGCGGATGTTGCGACGCGATGAGACACTTTATTCGGGCGGCGGGTGGTGCCGTGCTCGGGCTGGTGGCACTGGCCTGTGGCGACGGCGGCTTCACACCGGACCCCGGCGTGCGGACCGAGGACGCCGAGGCCGTGGATCTGGAGAACCTTCGCATCCTCGTCAGCGGGCAGGCCGCCGTGTTCCCGGAGGCCGTGGGCCGGGGCGCGCAGACGCCCTCCCTGTCCGGGATGACGCTGAGCGTGGAGGAGCCCCTGCGCGTGGCCGTCAGCGACGCGTCCGCCACCTTCGCCACCGGGACGGTGGCCGAGGACGGCACCTTCCGCGTCACCGACGTGCCCGTGCGCGACATCCACCAGGGGCTCGGCGTGGGCCTGGCGCAGGACGGGTTCGTGCGCAGCACCACGCTCGTCTACGACACCGCCTTCACCGGCACCCGCCCGCGAACGGACATCGTCGCCGCGCGGGCGTGGGCCCTGCCCGCCGCCTTCGTGGACCAGCTGGGCGCCGCCGTGGGCGTCCCCCGCCTCATGGGCCACACCGGCACTCCCACGGCCACCCTGGCCACCGCGGGCTTCGTGCTCGGGCGCGTGGTGGACCTGGGCGGCCAGCCCGTGAGCGGCGCGCGCGTGGCGCTCGACCGCGCCGACCTGGCGGACCGGCTCTACTACCCCTCCGAGGACCTCACCTCCGTGAGCCAGACGGGCACCGCGTCCCACGGACTGTTCCTCTATGTGCACTCCGCGAGCGGCGTGGAGTCCTTCAAGGTCTCCGTGGAGGGACAGGACGCCTACGTCCCGCGCAACGTGGACACCGGCCCCGGCCTGGGCGTGGTGCTCACCGTGTATCCGGGACGCTACGCGCCATAACGGGCCCCTCCCCGGGCACTCCCCGCGACGGGTGTCTGCTGGTGAAACAGGGCCGGGCCACCGCTGCTGGGCGATGTCCGGTCCTTGTCGTATCCTCACCCTGACAAGTCGGATAGCCCTGCCTTCGGCGGACATGGAGCGGCCCTGGCGTCTCATTGCCGGAGCGACCCCCAAGGCGTGATTGTGTACCAAGGTTGCACGCTGGCGTTCCGGGGGGGACGCGGACCATGAGCGGCCGATCCATGCCACGAAGCACGGCGTTGGTCCGTGCCCTTGCGCGCAGCTCCTCGGCCGCGGCCTGCCTGGTGGGCCTGTTGGTCCTGGTGGGCTGGGCACTGGACGTCATGGTCCTCAAGTCCATGGGCGCCGCGCTGCCGGCGATGCGTCCCAGCGCCGCGCTCGGGTTGCTGCTGGCGGGCGGCGCGCTGGGGCTGCGCCTGCGGTGCGACGCGAGCCCCGTCCGCCGCTGGATGGGCACCGGGATGGCATGGGCCACGGCCCTGCTGGGCGCGGCGAGCCTGGTGGATGGCGTCGTCGCCGGTGTCATGGCGAGCGGCGGAGGCCTGGATGCGCTGTTCCTGCGCCTCTTCGGCGAGGACGGCTTCGCGTCGCCCGGCATCAAGCCTTCCCCCCTGACGTCGCTGTGCCTGCTGCTGCTGGGCCCGGCGCTGGCGCTGCTGGACCGGGGCACCCCCCAGCGGCTGTCGTGGTCGGACGCGTTCGTGTCCCTGACGCTGATGGCGGCGCTGCTGGGCCTCAACGGCTTCCTGCTGGGCCCGCTGGTGACGCCCGCCGCCGTGCCGTTCTTCCAGGAGCGCAGCATGGGGCTGCACACCACCTGCCTGCTCATCCTGCTGGCGGTGGGCACGCTGTGCGCGCGGCCGGACCTGGGGCTGATGGGGCGGCTCACGCAGGACACGCTGGGCGGCTTCGTGGCGCGGCGGCTGGTGCCGGTGACGCTCATGGGCCCGCCGCTGCTGGGGCTGACGCTGGTGGTGATGCACCTGTCCGGCAGGCTGAGCCACGACGCGAAGTTCCCCCTCTTCTCCACGGTGGTGGCCGCGGGCGGCGCCGCGCTGGTGCTGATGGCGGCGCGCGCGCTGGACCTGCTGGACAACGAACGGCGCAGGGCCACCACCGCGCTGGAGGCCTCCGAGGTGCGCTTCCGCACCCTCCTGGACACCGCGCCGGATCCGAT
The DNA window shown above is from Corallococcus soli and carries:
- a CDS encoding ATP-grasp domain-containing protein produces the protein MPPRKVKPKKAPIPPGAQAPERGDAPRPRRPRAKKTVAILSRKRSLYSTRRLVEAIKARGHRALVFDTLRCCLMLAQGRPRMTYRGAEVKGVDVVIPRIGASITAYGLAVVNHFEMMDVPVLNPPTAIARSRDKLRALQFLARAGLDMPRTVMAHDRGNVRKLVQEVGGLPVIIKLIKGTQGVGVMIAHTLPEVQTILDTFWDLGQEIVLQEFVAESEGRDVRALVVGDTVVGAMRRKAKKGEFRSNIHRGGEGRAIVLPPAYMEAAVKAARIIGLEVAGVDMLEGRDGPRLMEINSSPGFEGLEGATKQDIAGTIVEHALVYAGTRGPALVARAGRAS
- a CDS encoding DsbA family oxidoreductase; translated protein: MKTLHKPLQITVYQDVLCSWCYLADLRLDVLRQEFGEAVRWSVRPYPLRLHDVLPTEREVRGLVEEVKRAQREAEPTAALLSTDLWLGGDPPRSSVPALAALEAARLQGPQARAFLARAMQRAALEQGVNVSRSDVVFELASRVGLSMNQFSAAFRSEETRRLIHDEHRLANSRGVRGVPTLVIGGRWMLCGLRELTEYREHILACLGKVIAPRSGSSERLVH
- a CDS encoding sigma 54-interacting transcriptional regulator, producing the protein MTASNPHPDDIHTNPGDVGLELSAQSSLLGETQVVDPRATMKLHKCRLLVTSGPDTGRSMASDKERLRCGAHPGNDLVLVEDRTASRHHFEVQYTERGYLLVDLNSTNGTFLDGRRIERAYLSPGSQIRAGSSVITFAPLDEEVAVEPDREGELCGMVGQSVKMRQVFGLIKRIAPMDVSVIIQGETGTGKELVSSAIHELSGRKKGPMVVLDCGAIPPNLIESELFGHEKGAFTGAVSGRPGAFERAQGGTIFLDELGELRLDLQPKLLRVLENREVRRVGGNDVIEVDVRVIAATHRDLVKEIAAGNFREDLYFRLSVINIQLPPLRQRRDDIPLILKQALAEPEVVDKHGRKRFSAEALGLLMAYAWPGNVRELMNVLSHVLTFSEGEEILPSHLPPRVRGQAREGPLPFNEHLAFKDAKEQLLENFEREYVTSVLTRCEGNLSRAARESGLHRKSIERLVKKYQLDAKGLKPR
- the ileS gene encoding isoleucine--tRNA ligase, whose amino-acid sequence is MSDAPSRKDLDATVHLPRTEFPMKGNLAQLEPRLLAWWAERGVWKRLLEKNAGREPFVLADGPPYANGHLHAGHALNKVLKDIVVKYRNLSGRPCDFIPGWDTHGLPIEQAVEKRLKEQKLDKRTLSRDALLERCREYALEFVDIQKAEFQRLGVFGSWDAPYKTLDFTYEARELRELATFARRGMLYRRKKPVAWCLQDQTALAEAEVEYAEHTSPSVYVAFDAAGASLGERLPQLRGQRVSFVIWTTTPWTLPANLAIAVNPAFEYVFYRLEDRVLCVAKDLLAKVLAEVKSDELAVKHVQLPTGEVSSPALVDPSRILAYATGEDLEHVTYQHPFLERQGRVVLGGHVTLDAGTGLVHTAPGHGQEDYEVGLAYGLDIYNPVRADGRYDDTVGEVLAGRRVFEANPVVLDLLVQRGALLNDKSDTVTHSYPHCWRCHQPVIQSATYQWFIPMDAPFHGTQTFRQAVLEQVDTVRWVPAWGQSRIRGMLEGRPDWCISRQRSWGVPIPIAYCDACDDAVVSPEVMERVAAAVEKEGAGVWYRTPVKDFLGEGFRCPRCGKEDFHRETDILDVWFDSACMAPAVLEPRQRVPADLFLEGSDQHRGWFHSSLLVSVGTRDVAPYKACLTHGFVVDGHGEKMSKSRGNTVAPDKVIQQYGAEVLRLWVAASDYRNDVRLSDAILKGLSEGYRKIRNTLRYALGNLHDFDPAKDAVPAQALAPLDQWARGRLSQVVARVRQAYEDYEFHLVYATVVDFCANDLSAVYFDILKDRLYTAKADGPARRGAQTVLHEVVTVLLPLLAPVMSFTAEEAWQHLPGRTSESVFLAGFPEPKGAMAPGLAERYAKLFAVRGAVQGVLEVARRDKRIGASLEARVALTADGQVKELLQAHLPELPGLFIVSQVEWADAASDAATALDVSQAFGDGASLSVEVLPAKGTKCPRCWVYSEGVEAGGGVCPKCREALG
- a CDS encoding carboxypeptidase regulatory-like domain-containing protein, with product MRHFIRAAGGAVLGLVALACGDGGFTPDPGVRTEDAEAVDLENLRILVSGQAAVFPEAVGRGAQTPSLSGMTLSVEEPLRVAVSDASATFATGTVAEDGTFRVTDVPVRDIHQGLGVGLAQDGFVRSTTLVYDTAFTGTRPRTDIVAARAWALPAAFVDQLGAAVGVPRLMGHTGTPTATLATAGFVLGRVVDLGGQPVSGARVALDRADLADRLYYPSEDLTSVSQTGTASHGLFLYVHSASGVESFKVSVEGQDAYVPRNVDTGPGLGVVLTVYPGRYAP